The following are from one region of the Stigmatella ashevillena genome:
- a CDS encoding IF-2 protein, giving the protein MNGAPQQGFGYRAKRTFTRVLVTTLVLGMGGVVAVLLSQLNARTFTLDLSNGQLVVMKGRMLPAGAMPYRPGDTGLADTYAPIPVENHDVSALITQRFSEREELDRALFQLLEALARPRIASDEPERIERGVYYLRRAERLTGLSAEQRTTLKSLQAEVAYYQARQKMEDARKLISEALGQLRLAAESNNRHSRSANQMLTVVSPATAALEAALRAAVHSLSAPRATPEPVPAVPDPAPAPPTPGPADEAALPPGQPLAPDAGNRTP; this is encoded by the coding sequence CACTGGTCCTGGGCATGGGCGGTGTGGTGGCGGTCCTGCTCTCGCAGCTCAACGCCCGCACCTTCACGCTGGACCTGTCCAACGGCCAACTGGTGGTGATGAAGGGCCGGATGCTGCCCGCGGGCGCGATGCCCTACCGGCCCGGCGATACGGGCCTGGCGGATACCTACGCGCCCATTCCCGTGGAAAACCACGACGTTTCCGCGCTGATCACCCAACGCTTCAGCGAGCGCGAGGAGCTGGACCGGGCCCTCTTCCAGCTCCTGGAGGCGCTGGCGCGGCCGCGCATCGCCTCGGACGAGCCAGAGCGCATCGAGCGCGGCGTCTACTACCTGCGACGGGCGGAGCGGCTCACCGGGCTCAGCGCGGAGCAACGCACCACCCTCAAGAGCCTTCAGGCGGAGGTGGCCTACTACCAGGCCCGGCAGAAGATGGAGGACGCGCGCAAGCTCATCTCCGAGGCCCTGGGCCAACTGCGGCTGGCGGCCGAGAGCAACAACCGGCATTCGCGCAGCGCCAACCAGATGCTGACCGTGGTGAGCCCCGCCACGGCCGCGCTGGAGGCCGCCCTCCGGGCCGCGGTGCACTCCCTGAGCGCCCCCAGGGCCACGCCAGAGCCCGTTCCTGCGGTCCCGGACCCTGCCCCCGCCCCCCCCACCCCGGGCCCCGCGGACGAGGCCGCCCTGCCCCCCGGCCAACCCCTGGCCCCGGACGCTGGCAACAGAACTCCCTGA